AGCGCATTGAGGCCCTGGATGAGCAGGCCCGCCGCCTGGAGGAGCAGATAGAGGCCCTCCTCCTCACCCTGCCCAACCTGCCCCGCCCCGATGTGCCCATCGGGGCCGACGCCTCCGGCAACCGCATCGTCCGCACCTGGGGGGAGCCTAACTCTTTCCCCTTCCCGCCCCTTCCCCACTGGGAGTTGGGGGAACGCCTGGGCATCCTGGACACCGAGCAGGGGGCCAAACTGGCCGGCTCCCGCTTCTTTGTGCTGAAGGGGCTTGGGGCGCGCCTGCAGCGCGCCCTCATCTCCTGGTTCCTGGATGTGCACACCCGCGAGCACGGCTACACCGAGATCTACCTGCCCTATCTGGTGCGCAGTCCTGTGCTGGTGGGGGCCGGGGTGCTCCCCAAGTTCGGCGACAACATCTACCGCGACGCCGAGGAGGACCTGTGGCTCATCCCCACCGCGGAGGTGCCCCTCACCAGCCTCTACGCGGGCGATATCCTCCCGCCCGGGAGCCTGCCCCAGTACTGGGTGGCCCACTCCCCCTGCTTCCGACGGGAGAAGGCCGCCGCCGGGCGGGATGTGCGGGGCATCAAGCGCGTCCACCAGTTTGAAAAAGTGGAATGCTACAAGTTCTGCGAGCCGTCCGCCTCCGATGCAGAGTTGGAGCGCCTGGTGGCCGATGTGGAGGACCTGCTGCAGCGTCTGGGGTTGGCCTATCGGGTGGTGCTCCTGTGCACGGGCGACCTGGGCTTCCAATCGGCCAAGACCTACGACCTGGAGGTGTGGGCGCCGGGATCGGGGGAGTGGCTGGAGGTCTCCTCCTGCTCCACCTGCACCGACTTTCAGGCGCGGCGGGCCAACATCCGCTACCGCCCGGCCGAGGGTGCCCGCCCCGAATATGTGCACACCCTCAACGGCTCAGGCCTGGCCCTACCCCGCACCATCGCTGCCATCCTGGAGACCTACCAGCAGGAGGACGGCTCGGTGCTGGTGCCCGAGGTGTTGCGCCCCTATATGGGGGTAGAGCGCATCACAGGGGTCAAGGAGCGCGCCTGAGCGGAGTGCCAACTGGTGGGCCCAGACCCAGCGCGACCTCCAGAGCGCCCGCTGGCAGGTGGAGGGGGGTTTTTACGAATGGGCCTGCTTTGTGGCTCAGCAGGCGCCCGCAAAGGCCCTCAAGGCCGTCTGCCACCGCCTGGGAGCGGAGGCGTGGGACCACAGCGTTCTGCACCTGATCGGAGGCCTCCAGGAGAAGGTCGCCGTCCCCCCCTCTGAGCGGGAGTGTGGACGGGTTCTAGACCTCTCACACCCGGCAGGAGGCCCTCCGTGCCCTCGCTTGTGCGGAAGAGGTCTTACGGTTCTGTAACGGTCTTCTGGCTGGATAGGGATGCGGTGGCCAGGGTCTTGCGGGAGCGTGCCGAGGCCCTGGTGCGCCACGCCCCCGAGGTGCAGAAGGTCGTGTTGTTCGGCTCCCTGGCCGCAAGGCGGGCCATCCCCGGCAGCGATGCGGACATCCTGCCGGTGATACGGGGGGAGGCGGGGCCTTTTCTGGAGCGGGTGCGCCACTACCAGCCTTTCTTGGAGGGGGGGATGCCGGTGGACCTCTTCTGCTACACTGAGGGGGAAATCCAACGCATCCCCCTGGCCCGCACCGCCTTGCGGGAGGGGGTGGTACGGGCCCAAAAGCACAACGCGGGTGCCGAGGGAGCCCCTCTATGCGGGAAATAACCCGTGAGGACTATGTGACTTTCCGGGCCACACATCCTCATGCGGTCATTGAAGGTGTTAGGGTCGCATTCCTGGACAGTGCTCCCCTGACCCTTCTGGAGCCAGCCGAGTTCCGCCTGGAGAGCACCACGGTGTGGTCTTTTGAAAAGAGGGGCAAGTGGGCGACGCACCGCGGGAACTACCGAGGCAACTGGGCACCCGAAATCCCCCGTAATCTCCTTTTGCGCTATACCCAACCGGGCGACTGGGTGTTAGACCAGATGGTGGGATCAGGGACGACCCTGATAGAGTGCAAACTTCTCGGGCGTAATGGCGTGGGGGTAGATATCAACCTGGATGCCCTTATGGTGGCGTGGAACCGTCTGGAGCACACTCCAGTGCCTCCTGGTTGCCCCCAGACGATCCAGCGCCTCTACTCTGGGGATGCGCGCCATTTAGACGCGATAGAGGATGCCAGCATTGACCTGATCGCAACACATCCTCCTTACGCAAACATCATCCGTTACTCGAAGGGCAAGGGCATAGAGGGGGACTTGTCGTTAGTGCGTTCCCTCAATGAGGATATCAACGCTATGGCGCAGGTGGCTGCCGAATGTTGGCGCGTGCTGAAACCCGGGAAACATTGTGCCATTCTGGTGGGCGATACGCATAGGCATAAACACTATGTGCCCATAGCCTTCAGGGTCATGTATGAATTCTTGAAAGTGGGCTTTATTTTGCGGGAGGATGTCATCAAACTGCAATGGCATGTGAAGACGGAACGGGAGCGGTGGAATCCGAAGCGACATCACGATTTTCTTCTTACCTTCCACGAGCATCTCTTTATCTTTCGGAAGCCCAGGCTCGGAGAGGATACCAGCAAACTCCGTGACAGCATGCTCTGGTAGCCAATGGGCGAGGTTTTATCCTCTTTGGGCCGCCCCCGCCCGAACATGTGCCCCCTCTGCAAGGTCGTCATAGCGCGTATCCCCCCGTTGCGCCTTACCCCACCACCGTTCGTATCCCTGTATACAGGAACAGCCCACCCATAAAGGCCAGGAACAGGGCGCAGGCCAAAAGAATACCCGCATACACGGGCCGCGTCATCAACCTACGGCCAGTGGCGATGGCGAGCGCCACAGCGCTATACCACACAAAGTCCGACAGGATGTGCCCGATGTACACCGCCCCCACACCCCACAGGCCCAGGGGGCCGGGGTAGTAGCGGGCGAGGAGGCCAGCCCCCACTGTGAGCCACCAAAGGCTCCAGAAGGGGTTGGAGAGGCTCACCACCACCCCGCCCAGAATAGGCCCTCCCTTAGAACGGCGGGGGGCGTCGCCGCGGGGATGGAAGTCGGGGCGTTCCCGCAGGGCCGTCTGCACCGTGCCCCACGCCATCCACAGGATGACCCCGCCTCCCACCAGGCCGATGATGGCTCGGGCCGTCTCCCCCTGGAAGAAGCGCCCCAATCCCAGCACCAGGATCACCACCACCCCCAGTTCTAGCAAAGCGTGGCCCAGGGAGACCAACGGCCCGGCAGACCACCCGTGGCGGGCCGATTCCCGAATGGTGAAGGCCAGCAGAGGCCCTGGCGACAGCGCCCCCGACAATCCCACCACAAAACTGACAGCAAAGGCCACAGCCAAGTCGTCCAGCACGGGGGAAACCCTCTTATGCGGTGGAGGTGCTCCACCCGTGGGGCCACTCGGCTTCTGGGGGCCGGTGCAAAAGGGCCTCCATCGCCTCGGCCACGGGCACCCCCTCAAACAGCACCCGATAAATCATCCGTGCGATGGGCATCTCCACCTGGTAACGCTCGGCCAGGCGCATAACCTCTGCCACTGTGTGCACCCCCTCGGCCACCTGGCCCAGATCGCGCATAACCTCTTGCAGGGGGTAGCCCTGCCCGAGCCGCTCCCCCACCTGGCGATTGCGGCTCAGGGTGCTCCAACAGGTGGCCATCAGGTCGCCGATGCCCGCCAGCCCTGCAAAGGTCCACGGCTCCGCCCCGGCCGCCACCCCCAGGCGGATCATCTCCGCCAGGGCCCGGGTGATCAGGGCGGACTTGGCGTTGGTCCCCAGCCCCAACCCGTCGCACATCCCTGCCCCCAGGGCGAAGGTGTTCTTCAGCACCCCGCCCAGTTCCACCCCCACCACATCCCGGCTGGTATACACCCGAAAGGTGGGGCTGTGGAAGGCCTCTTGCACCCAGCGGGCCACCTCGGCGTCGGCGCTGGCCACCACTGTGGAAGCGGGCAACCCCCGGGCGATCTCCCCTGCCAGGTTGGGGCCCGCCAGCACCGCCACGCGCCCCCGATGGGCGGGCAACTCTTGAGCCAGCACCTCACTCATGCGCAGGGCAGTCCCCGGCTCCAGGCCTTTGGAGCCGTGCAGCACAATGGTGTCCCCTTCCAGAGCGGGGGCGAGGCGGCGGGCGTTCTCCCGCATGGTGGGCGAGGGCACCGCCAACACCACCATCTGGGCGTTCTGGGCAACCTCCCAGGGGTCGGGCGTCAGGTGCAGGGTAGGGGGGAAAGGGAAGGTGGGCAGGCGGGGATGGTGGCGGGCGCGGGTGAGGGCCTGCACCTCCTCGGCGTTGAGGGCCAACAAGGTCACCGTATGCCCCCGGCGTGCCAACAGCACCGCCAGGGTGGTGCCCCAGGTGGTGGTGCCGACAACCCCTATCTTTGCCACGAAGCCCTCTGCTGGGATGGAGCGAGAGGACGGGCGGGCTCTCCCAAGCGGTACTCCTCTCCCCGGAGGAGGCGTTGGATGTTCGGGCGATGTGCCCACACCACCAGCACAGCCCCCACCCCTCCATACAGAGCATAGGGCAAAGGCACCTCCTGCGCCAAGGCGAAGCCTATCAGGGTCAGCCCGCCGCTCCCTGCCCCCAGCAGGGAGCCGACGGACACATAGCGCGTGCGGGCAATGGCCGCCAGCCCCAGAAGGGTCGCCACGGCGCCTGCCCACGGCTGAAGCACATACAGCCCCCCCAATCCACTGGCGGTGCCCCGCCCGCCCCGAAAGCCCAAGTAAAGCGACCAGATATGCCCCACCATCACTGCCAACCCCACGCTCGGCGGCCCCCACGGGGTGGCCAACATCTCCCGCGCCAGGGCCACGGCCACGGCCCCCTTACCCATATCCAACGCCAGCACCAGCAAGCCCGCCCACACTCCAGCAATGCGCATCACATTGGTCATCCCTGTGCTTCCGCTGCCGTAGCGGCGGGGGTCCATACGGCGCGTCGCCTGGGCCACCAGCAGGCCCCAGGGGATCCCCCCCCACAGGTACGCCACGGGGACCGCCACTGCTAACCACTCCAGACCGGCGCTCATGACCGTCCCACCTTCGCCTGAGGGCGCGCGATGAAGCGGAGGCGCAGGGGCGTCCCGGCAAAGCCAAAGACCCCCCGCAAAGCGTTGGCCAAGTAGCGTTCATATGAAAAGTGCACCAACGCGGGGTCGTTCACCGTGAACACAAAAGTGGGGGGGTTGATCCCCTCCTGGCGCAGGCCGTAAATGTGGAGGGGCCGCCCCTTATGGGGGGGAGGTGGGTGGCGCACCACCGCCTCGGCCAAAAGGCGGTTCAGGTCCTCCTGGGGCACCCGCTTCTGCCGCTCCCGCCATACCCCCAGGCACGCCTCCAGCACCTTTTGCACCCCCTCCCCCGTGGAGGCGACGGTGAACAGCACCGGCGCATAGGGCACAAAGTGCAACCCCGCCCGCACCGCCTCCAGGGCCTGGGCCTCGGTGGCCCCCTGCGCCCGCGCCAGGTCCCACTTGTTCACCGCCACCACCAACCCCTTATAGGCGTCCACCACATACCCGGCGATGTGGGCATCCTGGGCTGTGACCGCCTCGGTCGCATCCAGCACCAGGATGGCCACATCGCACCGCTCAATGGCCTGCAGCGCCCGCAGAACAGCAAACTGCTCAATCCCCGGCTCAATGCGCCCCCGCCGGCGGATGCCCGCTGTGTCGATGAGCAGGAGGCGCAAGCCCTTATAGGTGGCGGGGGTGTCCAGGGCGTCCCGCGTGGTGCCCGGCTCGGGGGAGACGATGGCCCGCTCCTCCCCCACCAGGGCGTTGAGCATACTGGACTTGCCCACATTGGGGCGCCCCACGATGGCCAGTTTAGCCACCGGCTCGGCTTCGGGTGGGGTTTCGGGGGCCTCGGGCAGAAGGGCCAGCACCCGCTCTATGAGATCCCCGATGCCCCGGTTGTGCAGGGCCGAGACGGGAATGGGCTCCCCCAGGCCCAGGGCGTAAAACTCCCCGACCTGCAAAGCCCGCCCCGGCCCCTCGGCCTTGTTCACCGCCAACACCACCGGCTTCCCCTGGCGGCGCAGGATGTCGGCGACGGCGTGGTCTTCCGGGTGCACCCCCGTGGAGGCATCGGTTACCAAGATGATCACCTCTGCATCACGGATGGCCAGCAGCGCCTGCTTACGCACTTGCTCTTCCAGGGAGGTGTCTACCTCGGACCGCAGGCCCCCCGTATCCACCAGGATGACCCTCCGCCCGTCCAAGAGCACGGGCATGGCGATGCGGTCGCGGGTGGTGCCCGCCTCGTCGGCCACGATGGCCACCCGTCGTCCCAAAAGGCGATTGAACAAAGTGGACTTGCCCACATTGGGGCGTCCCACGATGGCAACCAGGGGCACAGAGGGGGGTGTGGGCATGGGCAGACCTTCAGTCGGCGAGGATGGCTTCAAGGATAGCCTTCTGGATGTGCAGGCGATTCTCGGCCTGGTCGTAGGCGGCCGACCAGGGGCTTTCCAGGAAGCCGGGGGGCACCTCCTCCCCGTAGTGGGCGGGCATGGGGTGCAGGAACAGGGCACCCGGGGCGGCACGAGCCATGCGCTCGGCGTTCACCTGGTAGCCGGCAAAGGCCCGCCGGCGCACCTCCGCCTCCTTCTCTTGCCCCATGCTCGTCCACACATCGGTGTAGACCACCTGGGCCTGGGCGACGGCCTGGTCGGGGTCCCTGAGGAGCGTGAGGGAGCCGCCCGTGTGCCGGGCTGTGGCCTGGGCTTGCTGGACAACGGCCGGGGGCAGCTCATACCCCGGGGGCGAGGCGATGCGGAAGTGGGCACCCACCGCTGCACAGGCCAGGGCCAGGCTGGCGGCGCAGTTGTTCCCATCCCCCACAAAGGCCACCACCACCCCCCGCAGGCGCCCCAGGCGCTCCTGCACCGTCAGGATATCGGCCAGGGCCTGGCAGGGGTGTTCACTGTCGGACAGGGCGTTGATGACCGGCACCGCCGCGTAGCGGGCCATGTCCTCCAAGGTCTTTTGGGCGAAGGTGCGGCAGACGATGGCGTCCACCATCCGCCCCAGGACGCGGGCCACATCGCTCACCGGCTCCCGCACCCCCAGGCCCACCTCTTGGGGGCCCAGGTAAAAGGGGTGCCCCCCCAACTGATGCACCGCCACATCAAAGGAGACACGGGTGCGCAGGGAGGGCTTCTCAAACAGCAGGGCGACACTCTTCCCCTCCAGAGACAAGGGCCGTGCCCCCCGCTTCAGGGCCAGCCCCCGCGCCACCAACCCCTCCACCTCCTGCGGGGAGAGGTCAGCCACCGACAGGAGATCGCGTCCCTTCAGACTGCGCACAGGGGTAGCCATCCTTGTGCTCCACCCCCCTAGTATAGCAGGGGGCATCCCTGCCCTACTGCCCACACACGAAAGGGGGCCTCCCCCTGTCCTCTGCGTGCCCGGACAGCCCCTGTGTGTTCGTCTTATGGTACACTTACCGTAACAGACCATCCACATCCTTGTGCAAGGGGGTTGCCGTGAAAATCAAGGCGGCAGTGCTCTATCAACCGCGTCAACCTTTAGTGGTGGAAGAGGTAGATTTGGATCCGCCCAAACGGGGGGAGGTCTTGGTGCGGGTGGCGGCGGCGGGCGTCTGCCGTAGCGATTACCACTTTATGGTGGGTGAAAACACCTATCTCCTCCCCGTGGTGCTGGGGCATGAGGGGGCGGGCATCGTGGAGGCGGTGGGCGAGGGGGTAACCACCGTCAAGCCCGGCGACCCCGTCATCTTCAACTTCGTGCCCAACTGTGGCTTCTGCGCCTACTGCACCGCCGGACGCCCCAACATCTGCGAGAACTCCGCCACCTTGCAACAGCGCGCCTTTATGCTGGACGGCACCAGTCGCCTCCGCAAGGGCAAGCAGGTCCTCCACCACTTCATCCGCACCGCCTGCTTCGCCGAGTATGCGGTGCTGGCTGAGACGGGGTGCATCCCCTTGGAGAAGGACTTCCCTCTGGACCACGCCGCCCTTATCGGATGCTCGGTAACCACGGGGGTGTGTGCGGTTCTGCGCACTGCCCAGGTGCCGTCCGGGGCCAGTGTGGCGGTGGTGGGGTGTGGGGGTGTGGGGTTGAATGTCATCCAGGGAGCGCGCCTGGTAAACGCCGATCCCATCATCGCTATTGACATCCGCGAGGGCAACCTCGCCCTTGCCCGCCAACTGGGGGCAACCCACACAATCAACGCCGGCACTGAACATGTCCTGCGCCGCGTGCAGGAGATCACCAACGGCCAGGGGGCCGACTACTCCTTCGAGGTCTACGGGGGCTCCCACACGGCCCAGGTCGCTTTTGACATCGTTCGCCGGGGCGGGACAGTGGTCATCGTGGGGTTAGCCCCCGAGGGGCACAAGGCCAACTTTGACCTCATCACCATCCTGCGCAAAGAGGTTACCATCAAAGGCTCCTACTACGGCTCGGCGCGTCCCCGCCTGGATATGCCCATGCTGGTGCGCCTGGCCAAAGAGGGACGCCTGGACATCGGCACCCTGGCCCAGCGCCGTTACCGCCTGGAGCAGATTAACCAGGCCTACCGCGACCTAGAGGAGGGCCTGCCTGGGCGGGGCATTATCGTGTTCCCCCAGTAAGCGGGAGGGGTATGGGCCTGTGGGTGCTGGTGGGGGCGGTGCTGGTGGCCCTGGGGGGGGTGGGTGTCCTGTTCTACCGACTGCGGGGCGTGCAGAGGGCCTATGCCCACCTGCGAGCGGGGGTGGATGCGCTCCTGCGCCAGATTCCCCCCCCGCCGGCGGGGGCGACAGAGCAAACCCTTGAGGAAGTGGGGAGGCGGTGGCAGACCCTCCTCCAGGAGCGGGAGACCCTCCACAGCGCCTTGACAGCCCTGCAAGAGGGTGTGCTCTTACTGGATGGGGAGGACCGTCTGCTCCTGGCCAACCCGGCGGCG
Above is a window of Dehalococcoidia bacterium DNA encoding:
- the serS gene encoding serine--tRNA ligase — encoded protein: MLSLDLLRRAPDQVKAGLQARGEPCDSVDEVLALDAQRRQTVTERDRLRAQHNEVSRRMGQALARARREPGAAAEADALREEAKALSQRIEALDEQARRLEEQIEALLLTLPNLPRPDVPIGADASGNRIVRTWGEPNSFPFPPLPHWELGERLGILDTEQGAKLAGSRFFVLKGLGARLQRALISWFLDVHTREHGYTEIYLPYLVRSPVLVGAGVLPKFGDNIYRDAEEDLWLIPTAEVPLTSLYAGDILPPGSLPQYWVAHSPCFRREKAAAGRDVRGIKRVHQFEKVECYKFCEPSASDAELERLVADVEDLLQRLGLAYRVVLLCTGDLGFQSAKTYDLEVWAPGSGEWLEVSSCSTCTDFQARRANIRYRPAEGARPEYVHTLNGSGLALPRTIAAILETYQQEDGSVLVPEVLRPYMGVERITGVKERA
- a CDS encoding HEPN domain-containing protein, translated to MEGGFYEWACFVAQQAPAKALKAVCHRLGAEAWDHSVLHLIGGLQEKVAVPPSERECGRVLDLSHPAGGPPCPRLCGRGLTVL
- a CDS encoding nucleotidyltransferase domain-containing protein, translating into MPSLVRKRSYGSVTVFWLDRDAVARVLRERAEALVRHAPEVQKVVLFGSLAARRAIPGSDADILPVIRGEAGPFLERVRHYQPFLEGGMPVDLFCYTEGEIQRIPLARTALREGVVRAQKHNAGAEGAPLCGK
- a CDS encoding DNA methyltransferase, which translates into the protein MREITREDYVTFRATHPHAVIEGVRVAFLDSAPLTLLEPAEFRLESTTVWSFEKRGKWATHRGNYRGNWAPEIPRNLLLRYTQPGDWVLDQMVGSGTTLIECKLLGRNGVGVDINLDALMVAWNRLEHTPVPPGCPQTIQRLYSGDARHLDAIEDASIDLIATHPPYANIIRYSKGKGIEGDLSLVRSLNEDINAMAQVAAECWRVLKPGKHCAILVGDTHRHKHYVPIAFRVMYEFLKVGFILREDVIKLQWHVKTERERWNPKRHHDFLLTFHEHLFIFRKPRLGEDTSKLRDSMLW
- a CDS encoding LysE family translocator encodes the protein MLDDLAVAFAVSFVVGLSGALSPGPLLAFTIRESARHGWSAGPLVSLGHALLELGVVVILVLGLGRFFQGETARAIIGLVGGGVILWMAWGTVQTALRERPDFHPRGDAPRRSKGGPILGGVVVSLSNPFWSLWWLTVGAGLLARYYPGPLGLWGVGAVYIGHILSDFVWYSAVALAIATGRRLMTRPVYAGILLACALFLAFMGGLFLYTGIRTVVG
- a CDS encoding NAD(P)-dependent glycerol-3-phosphate dehydrogenase, encoding MAKIGVVGTTTWGTTLAVLLARRGHTVTLLALNAEEVQALTRARHHPRLPTFPFPPTLHLTPDPWEVAQNAQMVVLAVPSPTMRENARRLAPALEGDTIVLHGSKGLEPGTALRMSEVLAQELPAHRGRVAVLAGPNLAGEIARGLPASTVVASADAEVARWVQEAFHSPTFRVYTSRDVVGVELGGVLKNTFALGAGMCDGLGLGTNAKSALITRALAEMIRLGVAAGAEPWTFAGLAGIGDLMATCWSTLSRNRQVGERLGQGYPLQEVMRDLGQVAEGVHTVAEVMRLAERYQVEMPIARMIYRVLFEGVPVAEAMEALLHRPPEAEWPHGWSTSTA
- the plsY gene encoding glycerol-3-phosphate 1-O-acyltransferase PlsY; protein product: MSAGLEWLAVAVPVAYLWGGIPWGLLVAQATRRMDPRRYGSGSTGMTNVMRIAGVWAGLLVLALDMGKGAVAVALAREMLATPWGPPSVGLAVMVGHIWSLYLGFRGGRGTASGLGGLYVLQPWAGAVATLLGLAAIARTRYVSVGSLLGAGSGGLTLIGFALAQEVPLPYALYGGVGAVLVVWAHRPNIQRLLRGEEYRLGEPARPLAPSQQRASWQR
- the der gene encoding ribosome biogenesis GTPase Der, translating into MPTPPSVPLVAIVGRPNVGKSTLFNRLLGRRVAIVADEAGTTRDRIAMPVLLDGRRVILVDTGGLRSEVDTSLEEQVRKQALLAIRDAEVIILVTDASTGVHPEDHAVADILRRQGKPVVLAVNKAEGPGRALQVGEFYALGLGEPIPVSALHNRGIGDLIERVLALLPEAPETPPEAEPVAKLAIVGRPNVGKSSMLNALVGEERAIVSPEPGTTRDALDTPATYKGLRLLLIDTAGIRRRGRIEPGIEQFAVLRALQAIERCDVAILVLDATEAVTAQDAHIAGYVVDAYKGLVVAVNKWDLARAQGATEAQALEAVRAGLHFVPYAPVLFTVASTGEGVQKVLEACLGVWRERQKRVPQEDLNRLLAEAVVRHPPPPHKGRPLHIYGLRQEGINPPTFVFTVNDPALVHFSYERYLANALRGVFGFAGTPLRLRFIARPQAKVGRS
- the argF gene encoding ornithine carbamoyltransferase; its protein translation is MATPVRSLKGRDLLSVADLSPQEVEGLVARGLALKRGARPLSLEGKSVALLFEKPSLRTRVSFDVAVHQLGGHPFYLGPQEVGLGVREPVSDVARVLGRMVDAIVCRTFAQKTLEDMARYAAVPVINALSDSEHPCQALADILTVQERLGRLRGVVVAFVGDGNNCAASLALACAAVGAHFRIASPPGYELPPAVVQQAQATARHTGGSLTLLRDPDQAVAQAQVVYTDVWTSMGQEKEAEVRRRAFAGYQVNAERMARAAPGALFLHPMPAHYGEEVPPGFLESPWSAAYDQAENRLHIQKAILEAILAD
- a CDS encoding Zn-dependent alcohol dehydrogenase, with the translated sequence MKIKAAVLYQPRQPLVVEEVDLDPPKRGEVLVRVAAAGVCRSDYHFMVGENTYLLPVVLGHEGAGIVEAVGEGVTTVKPGDPVIFNFVPNCGFCAYCTAGRPNICENSATLQQRAFMLDGTSRLRKGKQVLHHFIRTACFAEYAVLAETGCIPLEKDFPLDHAALIGCSVTTGVCAVLRTAQVPSGASVAVVGCGGVGLNVIQGARLVNADPIIAIDIREGNLALARQLGATHTINAGTEHVLRRVQEITNGQGADYSFEVYGGSHTAQVAFDIVRRGGTVVIVGLAPEGHKANFDLITILRKEVTIKGSYYGSARPRLDMPMLVRLAKEGRLDIGTLAQRRYRLEQINQAYRDLEEGLPGRGIIVFPQ